Within Vicia villosa cultivar HV-30 ecotype Madison, WI linkage group LG1, Vvil1.0, whole genome shotgun sequence, the genomic segment GTTTTACACTTCTTGGGTTGATACTACTAATAGACACATTAATTTTGTTACTGAGATGTTCACCTCCGGTACTCTAAGACAGTAAGCCTAATCCTCTCTTTAATTGAAGGATCGTTTAGATAAATAGCTTAATTAAGCACTTATAGGATAAGCACTTATCACATAAGTACTTATGTGTAAgttatttttatagaaaaaagtATAATAAAGTCATTGTTTCCATATATATAGCGGTGTTGGTGTCCTATAATTCTTACATTATTAGTGTTGGAGTGTTTGTGTTCGTGTTGGAGTCTTTGATTCATAGTCCAAAAGTTATTTTCACCTTATTTCCATCAACTACTAGCTTATAACTTAATGAAAATAAATTGACTTTATTGTATCTTTTCTTATAGAAATAGCTTGTACACAAAATATTATAAGtccttaattaagttgtttatccaaacaggaCTTTTATTCAACTCATTTTAGCTCCTTCTTCTGTTTTTGGCTTGTAATGTGAGTGTGCTTATATTCATTCTGTTGTCTATTATGCAGGTACAGACTTAAACATAAAAGAGTTAACATAAGAGCTGTTAAGCATTGGTGCAGGCAGATTTTGGAAGGTCTCCTCTATCTCCATAGCCAGGACCCACCTGTGATCCATAGAGATCTCAAATGCGATAACATTTTCATCAATGGTAACCAAGGAGAAGTCAAAATCGGTGATCTTGGCCTCGCTGCAATTCTCCGCAGATCGAATGCTGTTCACTGTGTTGGTATGTAAACCAGAATTATTTGTTTCCTTTGAATAAGTAGATTATAACAAGCTCTATATCAGTTTAATACATTGTATTTGCTTATGTTTCGGCATTGATTCACTTCAGGAACACCCGAGTTTATGGCTCCGGAAGTGTATGAAGAACATTACAACGAATTGGTTGACATATACGCTTTCGGAATGTGTATATTGGAGATGGTTACCTTTGAATATCCTTATAGCGAATGTAACCATCCTGCTCAAATTTACAAAAAGGTTGTCTCGGTAAGAACCTCAAAAtaatgaacaaaccatcaatttAGTCTCGCAAGTATCACTTGTTTTCATGCTTATTATGCAGGGGAAAATGCCAGAATCATTTTACAAAATAAATGATCAAGAGGTTAAGCAGTTTGTAGAGAAATGCTTGGCAACTGTTTCCCTTAGGCTTTCAGCTAGGGAACTCTTAGATGACCCTTTTCTCCAAATTGATGATTATGGATCTGACTTGAAAGAAGTTCAGTATCAAAGAGGTTGCTATGAAGAAACACCAACGATTCGACAAACTGTGAATGGAAGTTATAGCAATAACTTAATGAGTTTGTACACTGATAATTCTGGTGGTTATCAAAATGATTTTGATCTCTTTGATTGTGAAGAGGATGATAATTTGGATAAAGTTGATACCTCGATCAAAGGTAGGAGAAGAGATGATGGCGTCTTTCTTAGAATCAGAATACCAGATAAAGAAGGTTGGTCATGGCATTAATATTTCTCGTTTCTTATTTTCCTATTGAACTTGTTTTAGTCTTTTAAGTTTTAACTACTTCATCCCTCTAAATAGGTCGAGTTCGAAACATCTACTTCCCGTTCGACACGGAGACTGATACTGCATTGAGTGTTGCGTATGAAATGGTAGCCGAGCTTGACATAACTGACCAAAATTTAACAAAATTAGCGAATATGATAGATAATGAAATTGCAAATTTGGTACCGGGATGGAAAATTGGACCAAGAATAGATGAAGTTTCAGAAGCTTCAAGTGCAAGTTTCTGTCTCAACTGTGCTGCAAACAATACCTTAGTTGATTATGTATCATCGAATAATCCATGTgccaagaatcttcaatttttcCATTGT encodes:
- the LOC131643469 gene encoding probable serine/threonine-protein kinase WNK9 isoform X2 translates to MEEYRAFDEYDGIEVAWNQVKLYDFLKNPQDLERLYCEIHLLKTLKHKNIMKFYTSWVDTTNRHINFVTEMFTSGTLRQYRLKHKRVNIRAVKHWCRQILEGLLYLHSQDPPVIHRDLKCDNIFINGNQGEVKIGDLGLAAILRRSNAVHCVGTPEFMAPEVYEEHYNELVDIYAFGMCILEMVTFEYPYSECNHPAQIYKKVVSGKMPESFYKINDQEVKQFVEKCLATVSLRLSARELLDDPFLQIDDYGSDLKEVQYQRGCYEETPTIRQTVNGSYSNNLMSLYTDNSGGYQNDFDLFDCEEDDNLDKVDTSIKGRRRDDGVFLRIRIPDKEGRVRNIYFPFDTETDTALSVAYEMVAELDITDQNLTKLANMIDNEIANLVPGWKIGPRIDEVSEASSASFCLNCAANNTLVDYVSSNNPCAKNLQFFHCSKNGCAAVHGRFEEITYQYEGSANTATEAEPPSQSNGIHYADIWGQRDEQQSNHEGLKDIHCDDSHEKSKLSLIKEDEEENNVDADDQIYLNTKKPPSSPAASECSLFLDYENDIRHELRWLKAKYQMHLRDLRGHQLGSSTKPKSTCTSPETIKLEHGKNGFLRPPAKLQNNNSLSIDVDAAKCNTLNDQIIPSIACDTSQLNNSQQMVTAKDFFAGALLPNSLQRATSLPVDAVDV
- the LOC131643469 gene encoding probable serine/threonine-protein kinase WNK9 isoform X1; its protein translation is MNVAASFEAEDSEFIEVDPTGRYGRYNEILGKGASKTVYRAFDEYDGIEVAWNQVKLYDFLKNPQDLERLYCEIHLLKTLKHKNIMKFYTSWVDTTNRHINFVTEMFTSGTLRQYRLKHKRVNIRAVKHWCRQILEGLLYLHSQDPPVIHRDLKCDNIFINGNQGEVKIGDLGLAAILRRSNAVHCVGTPEFMAPEVYEEHYNELVDIYAFGMCILEMVTFEYPYSECNHPAQIYKKVVSGKMPESFYKINDQEVKQFVEKCLATVSLRLSARELLDDPFLQIDDYGSDLKEVQYQRGCYEETPTIRQTVNGSYSNNLMSLYTDNSGGYQNDFDLFDCEEDDNLDKVDTSIKGRRRDDGVFLRIRIPDKEGRVRNIYFPFDTETDTALSVAYEMVAELDITDQNLTKLANMIDNEIANLVPGWKIGPRIDEVSEASSASFCLNCAANNTLVDYVSSNNPCAKNLQFFHCSKNGCAAVHGRFEEITYQYEGSANTATEAEPPSQSNGIHYADIWGQRDEQQSNHEGLKDIHCDDSHEKSKLSLIKEDEEENNVDADDQIYLNTKKPPSSPAASECSLFLDYENDIRHELRWLKAKYQMHLRDLRGHQLGSSTKPKSTCTSPETIKLEHGKNGFLRPPAKLQNNNSLSIDVDAAKCNTLNDQIIPSIACDTSQLNNSQQMVTAKDFFAGALLPNSLQRATSLPVDAVDV